The sequence AGGTTAAAATGAGGATATAAGTAGAACTTTTATATCCAACTGTAGGATGATACAGTCGTTCCGCAGTGATGGAACTGCAGCACAGCTTAAGCGTTTTCGCTTCCCGACAACAATCACAATACCATGGCCACTCTTGTTTTTCTTGAAGCAACCAATGGCCACTCGGGCGCGCGATAGAACCAGTGTGGCGATGGACAATTTGTATTTGCGCATCCCATAAGATTGCGCTTATATGTAAATTTGACCGCGGTTATCCGCTCGTTAGCCTCACCCATCCACCAAGTTCAAATGGAAAAAGTCTTCTTTAATTGGTTGACAATGATGATGGGTGCGTATGTCAATTGTCACCCGCCAACTTTCGATTCGCCCCATTAATTTCTGACTGACTCCTCCATCGATCTACTCttacgaagaagaaaaagacgaTGAGAAGCTCAGGTAGCAACTACAGAAATCGGAGACCTAGTTCCGACGGAAGAGGACAAAGGACACCGGATTTTTCGGATATCTCTCGGAGTCCCATAAACCCGAATACGAATTCAGGTGGGAGTGGTCAAAATCCAGTTAAGACAGTCGCCAAATCAGTCGTCGCAGCTTTTAGTTCTTGTTTCTCACCTCCTGAGCCGAAATCTGATACTTTCTTTGATGAATCTGATGTTCATACAGCTTCTTCTGGTAAATTAATTTCCTTTTTAacttaaaaaacaaaacaaaaaagaatgttAAATTAttgtgaaaattttgaaaaagatCAAAATGTTAAATCAAGATAATTGATTAGGGTTTTTTTCAttactttattttttcttagCGCTGCATAATTATAGGGTAATCAACTAGTTCAGGTTGAGCCGTGTTATGTTCTTTATTctatatcaaaattttgttttggatCGCCCCAACATTATATTTCGTACTTAAATGATAAATTACTTGAAAGCTCTTTAAATTGTTGATGATACGATATTTTTAATATATAAGTAAAGTGTGAAGCAGACAAAGGAATAATCGTACAATCacggaaactctaaaaagacaaACATTATCCTCTTAGAACCAACTACATTTGGGTTTGAAGCCTATCTTCATTTTCTTTGTAATGTTTTCCGTTTAGCCATTAGTCTGTTCGTGGGATGCATCACTCTGGttatcttatcttatcttattttattttattttattttggattaTGTTGTTGATTCCTATATTACTAAgttaattactccctccgtcccaaatatGCTGTGTGTATTTGGCAATTCTAACTTATATAGAATTTACTATGATTAGGTCATTTCCAATGATTGTGTGAGGACTGATTATGACTGATCCTAAGGCCTTAAACAAGATATAGTTTCCACAGAAATGATCTTTAGTACCACTAGCATTTCCTTTTTAGTTTATTATCAATTGCTTTTGAAGTGCTTAACTTTTTTGACATATACTGTAATTCCATGTTAGCTGCGTCTGATAAACTCGGGTCTGGAACTGATGAAAAGCCTAATTTCCGCCGAACAATTTTAAACTACTCGTACAGATCGACCAAGACCACAGAACCTGGGAGTGCAAAATTCACCATGGCAGAGATCTACAAGGCTACAATGAATTTCTCTCCTTCACTCAAGGTTGGACAAGGTGGGTTTGGGACAGTTTACAAAGGCAAACTCGATGATGGCACCCTAGTTGCAGTTAAACGTGCAAAAAAGGTTGTAGGACAACTCTTTCCCTTTTGTATGCCTTTGCTTTAGTCTGAAACTCGTTAGATAAATTTGGATTTGACATAGCTTATTTTGTTCTGCAGAGTGTGTATGAGAAACACTTAGGTGTAGAATTCCAGAGTGAGATACAAACTTTGGCGAAGGTAGAACATTTAAATCTGGTTAGATTGCATGGATATTTGGAGCAGGGTGATGAGAGAATTGTTGTTGTCGAGTATGTTCCTAATGGAACCCTTAGATCGCACTTGGATTGTGAGTTTTATCAAGACTTGGCTTCTCTTTTTTGTTTGAAACTTTGTTTTACAGTGAAACTAATCATTAGATCCAGTATGTGAATTCaggaaaaaaaatgatttatTTGTTGCAGGCATTAATGGAATTGTCCTCGACTTTGCAATTCGACTAGATATAGTAATTGATGTTGCTCATGCAATTACCTATCTCCATATGTATACTGGTATGGAATTAACTTCATTATCTGCTGAATTTCTTTCCCAGCAGGGTACGCTTCAAATGAGCATGATATTTCAATGCAGATCACCCTATAATCCACAGAGACATCAAGTCTTCCAACATCCTTCTCACCGAAAACCTTCGAGCCAAGGTAGCTGACTTTGGGTTTGCCCGATTAGCTGCTGATACTGATAGTGGAGCAACTCATGTATCCACTCAAGTTAAAGGAACTGCTGGCTACTTAGACCCAGAGTACCTACAAACCTATCAACTGACAGAGAAGAGTGATGTTTACTCTTTTGGAGTGTTGTTGGTGGAAGTAGTCACTGGTAGGCGTCCTATTGAACCTAAAAGGGAGCTTAAGGAACGGCTTACTTCAAGATGGGTACGCTTACTTTTCCAAAGTATAGCTTTCATTACTTTGTTATTTCTGTTGTGCAGAGAGGCCCTCAAATGAAGCCTAGCAGCAAGTCCTTTTTTTCCTACTCTTATAGTCGAGGTTAGGATATTTTTTACATCTGCCCTTTTAAGCATGACTGTTTACGTGTTCTATACTTTAGATATCTCAGATCTGTGAGGCGGCGGTATGCCTTTCTAACGGAAAAACTTAAGTTAAAAAGTTTTGTTGACCTCTGGGTCTTGCAAGTAGGTAAAGGCTTTGGCTGTTGGAAAGAAGTTTGAAAGTAAAATTTTAGGGCATGAGAAGGTAAAACAAATAGGGAGAACAAGAGACCAATTCCCAGACATAATTCAGCTGCCAGACATAATTCAACTGTTTAGGTGGGAACTGTAAATGATAACATACCGTTATACAAACCAGCCAAATTATGAACAACATTGATTTCCTAATGTCCCAAATGATTATCTTGATGTAGTGTTGAGGGAACCCAACCAATGCAACCTACAGCAATGTGTAGTCCAAACTTTTTATGAAGTCTGCACTTTCGAGGCATTTAGTAAATGAACTCAGATTATCTTGATGTATGGTGATAGATTTAGTTagccagaaaagaaaaaaaagctcACAGTTGCTCTTCTCGAATGCTTCTTTATAAATCGATTTGTTCTGAAAACTCGTTATTCCTCATTTTATCTTTCTCTTTTCTCCTCTTCCCCTAACTGATTCTACTACACGGTAATTTTTTCACGAGAGCGCTATTATAGTCTATTCATAGAAAATGTCTGATATGCTGTTGAATTCTGAATAATTATTGGTAAAACTCCAGGCGATGAAGAAATTCAATGAAGGAGATGCAGTTCTAACAATGGACCCTAGATTGCACCGGAGTGCAGCAACTAGCCTAGCAGTAGAGAAGATATTTGAGCTAGCTTTCCAATGCTTGGCCCCAACAAGACAAAACCGCCCAAGCATGAAGAGATGTGCGGAGATCCTTTGGGGTATCCGGAAAGATTTGAAAGAGCATTCGGCTTTTGATTCCCGTTCATTCTCCTCTCAGTCCCAGACGAGTTCTTCAATTAAAGAATAATAGTTGTCAACTCAGAGCTCTCATTAGTTTTATAATATTGTTCTTACCCAAACAAAAATTGGGCCTCCTGTAAATGATTATATAGTGAAGGAATGGTGTGAATCAAGATTTCTCAAGCTTCGGTTCCTGTTGTATTAACGATTCTTTGCTAGGTTTTGGAAGGCTATGTCCTGAAAGTTATTTGTTCGTTTTTGGTCTCAATTAAGACCGTTGCGCATGAACATGTATAGTGTGTAAAATGAAAATTTAAGGTCAGCAGCTGCTGTTGCGGCATACTTTTGTCGGTACATGTGCTAAAATTATTGGGTTCGAGTCGTTCAAGTCCTAGTCAGCAATTCGGCTGTCGGCAAAAATTTGGTGCGGAAAAAGTGTGTATATTATTCGGCTGAGTAAAATGCAAATGCGGTCAACTATGCGGTCAATCATGTGGTATTCGGGGAAAATTCAGAAATGCCTTAGTTCGTGTTTAATGCGTTCTCCATTTACAAATCGGGCAAAAAAAAAATCGGCATGCATTAATTGATTAGAAAACAAACTAGCTTGAAACCCGTGCTACACACTGGGATTGCTGGAATTTCTTACATCGTCAGTTCATGTTCATTGAGGCTGGGCTTCGCCCCGTATCCGTCTTAATAAGAGTTATAATAAGCTTATAGAATTACTATCCAATAGATTGACAATTAATAGTTAAAACTTTATAATAATCAaattgtttgtaccatgagtaaaaataccACATATTGGGCCAGAATATTATTTTGGGCCGCAATTTAGCTGCCACCAGCCTACCCACTGAAGTAGATACCAGCAAGTCCAAGGATCCATGAAGTCAACGcgcggtcaatggtcaaagtcaaccgtCGGTCAATTGTCAAAGTCAGGTTACAAGTCGCACCTCTAGCCAATTTTCAGTCATGTTGCCAGCAGCGCTGCTAACAAATTTCCATCTAAGTGGTCTGCCGCACTACCAGCCAGTCTCTATCCATGCTGACAGATGTACTGCCAACCAGCCTTCATCCAGTCTCCAGCCATGATTGCCAGCAGATCGTAGCATTCAAAGCTTGACAGTCAACAACAGAAAGTAGGCATGTTGGCATATTAATGCCAGGAGCCATGCAGGGAAGTTTATGGCCAAGAGGCATGCAGCGCATGGACAGCAGGCATGCAAGCAGTCTTATGCAGAATTGATTCCAGCAGGCATgcaagcagtttcatgcagaattgattcCAACAGGCATGCAAGCAGCTTCATGCAGAATTGATTGCAGGGCATATTAATGCCATTTAAGTCTATCTCGAAATTAGGTGTTAaaactgtataaatagggatgccCTGATAGAAGAGAAAGGGgggaaaaaatagaaaaatgctATTGTAATTCTCGTATTAATAAAACTTTACTCCCCatggggattcgtccgtggatgtaggcaaaacttgccgaaccacgtaaaattggTGTCTCTCGTCTTATGTttgtttatgattttaaccctgttttcctcatcatcaccaaaatcatcgtgtttagtccctgaaaatatttctgggtgcaaacaaaaatatataatatTATCATGATTTGAAGATCTAACatggttttgaaaactaatttccttcaatataataaaataataatcaatTTTACAAATAAACTAAAATATTTTAAGCTATAAATACATAATTAATTTTTAGTATTTAACCCGTGCTTCGAACCGGGTACGATGGAATCGATCATCAGTTGGGCGAATCCCCGCACCTGTCCAAGAAGGGATCTCAATTAACAACTGCAGTGTACCATGAAAACAccaattatcatttttttttgaagcaatcaTTTAGTAGATTAACAATCGGAACCAAATTATTCACCAATTACATATTGTTTAAAGGGTTGGAAATTAAGAAATcctcttaaataaaatatttttgaaaaattaTACCGACCTTTGAAATCAATCAGTAGTTCATTACATTACATGTATCAGTACTATTGATAGTTAACTGAAACATCATACTTTCTATACAGTTGTATTAATATCTGATATTGGAGACACTAAAAAAAAcacgatattaatataaaatagattgaaaactcTAAATGGTGCACAACATATGAATTGCTTCCCGTCAAAGaaaatgttatcaaggaaatgcattgatatatctttcttcgaATATCATATATTTTTGTTAAGAATTAAGGGACCAACTCAACTGCTCTTCCAGgctccaacttcttatagttaaaTGAACAATCACACTCATTATCCCATTATATAGGCATCGATATCTGAAGTTAGAGACACAAAAAAATtgtgatattaatataaaatacatTGTCAACTCTAAATAGGgcaaagcatatgaagtgcttctcgtcaaagaaaatgtaattaaggaaacatacatatatatttttcttcagaaatcatatacttgcgTTAAAAATAAAGCGACTAACTCAACTGTTTTTCTAGGCTTCAACTTCTTGTAGTTCTTGTAGTTGAATGAAAAATCACACATATTATGTAGTTGTGCTGATATCTGACATTAAAGACACTAAAAATAACACGGTATTAATATAAAACAGATTTCCAACCCTAAATAGTCCAAAGCATACAaagtgcttcccgtcaaagaagtAATCAAGGATATGTCATTAGTCATTATATATGCATCGATATGTGATATTAGAGACATTAAAAAAAtcatgatattaatataaaaaagATTTCCAGTTCTAAATAATGCAAAGCATATGCAGTGTTTCCCGTCAAAGAAAATGTAAATAAGGAAACACACATATATAAATTTTTCTTCAGAAATCGTATACTTGCGTAAAAAATCAAGCTGGTAACTCAATTGTTTTTCCCGGCTCCAACTTCTTGTAGTTGAATGAAAAATCACACATATTTTATAGTTGTGCTGATATCTGacattagagacactaaaaataACACGATCCTAATATAAAATAAATTGCTAACCTTAAATATCGCAAAGCATGTAGAGTGCTTCCCGTCTAagaagtaatcaagaaaatgcactgatatatctttcttaagaatCATAACCTTGCGTTAGGAATCAAGCAGCCAACTCAAGTTCTCTTCCAGGCTCCAAGTCCgtatagttaaatgaaaaatcgCACTCATTATATGGTTGTATCAATACCTGATATTAGAGACATTAAAAGAACACACGATATATAACACAAAAATATCTTGCAAATTCTAAACAGTGCAAAACAGATGAAGTGCTTCCAGTCAAAGAAGTTGTAATCAAGAAAATGCACTAATATCCAACTATGACCCCGTTTGAATACCCGTGATTGTTGCTTTAACCGTAAGGATCGCCTATTAATAATATTTGGAGTTTTTTTATTGGAAAATGGAATCTGAATTATATTGGCGATGAATTCTCatcatatttttcttttcctaTTTGTGACTCCTACTGGTCAGAATTGTATTTAGtgttaatataaaatagattttcAACTCTAAATATTACAAAGCATATATATGAATTACTTCCCGTCGAAGATGATGTAATCAAGGAAATTCACCGATCTATATTTTTAAGAATCATATACTTGCGTTAGGAATCAAGCGGCCAGCCAACTCAAGTTCTCTTCCAGGATCCAAGTCCctatagttaaatgaaaaatcacactcactGTATAGTTGTATGGATATCTGATATTAGTGATACTAAAAattgatattaatataaaataggttttcaaccctAAATAGTGTTTCCCGTCGAAGATGATGTAATCAAGAAAATGCATTGATATActttcttcagaaatcatatacttgTGTTAAGAATCAAGCGGTCAACCCAACCCAGGAACCAACTCCTTATAGttaatgaaaaatcacactcaaaTACTAATGTATGATATTAGAGACATTAAAAGAACACACGATATAACATAAAATAGTTTTCCAATTCTAGATAGTACAAAACAGATGAAatgcttcccgtcaaagaagtTGTAATCAACCAATGAACTAACATCCCACAAAGACTCTGTTTGAATACTCGTGATTGTTACTTTAACCGCAAGGATTGTCCACTAATTAATGACTGGAGTACCTTTATTGGCAAAGAGAATCTAAATTGTATTGGTTAATTAAATAATTTGGTTGCTGGATTTTTAGTGATGCATATGGATAATTTTATTATGTATGTGGCTTGAAACAAAACATAAAACTCTCTTGGAATTGAACGATTAAAGGGACCTTTTTTCTTTACATCAACCGTAGGTCAAGTTAACGAAATGCACTTACAACATGGTCTATTATACAAAGCAAATGCGTATATCCTgtttgagaaagaaaaagaataataagaATAGGTTTCACAAAAAACTATAATTCAATAATCTGGCGAACCCCATCAAAAATATCTGAAAAATTTATAAAGGAAAGCCAACAGAGAGTAGAATGCTCTTAGGATGATAACTTAACAATGCTGTTtgggatttacatccatccttaTTCCTATTTCCTTATTTCATATTAAAATTTATCCTTTTGGCTCTACATTGAATTAAAAATGATGGACGGGGCCAGTATCATCCAGATTTATAATTATATATTCACTACTACATCATCGAAAAGACTTGTACATGTTTAGAGAATATATCTAAGATGACAAAGATAATTATTCATTTTACAAATGTCCATGCCAATGACCTTAATATAGACCTTTGAGACTCGGCTGCAAAGACAGTGAGAATTGACAAATAAAATGGAATTAAATTGCTTTGCGTGGCAACAAAATATAACAAAGTAATGGAAAGATTTTTCTTCCTTAAATTAATTCGAAAATACAGGGtaagaaaaagattttttttaacaTACTAAATATTTAAGCTAGCCGTTTGGGATTCTTTTACCATAAGTAGACCTCTAAAGATTTTTTTGCCCTAAGGTTTTTTAGATATTTTGAGTTTTATAAACGCttatttaaaattttattttcatataTAATTGCAGTTGTTGAAAAAGATTACGTTATTAATACGTATGCATCGCTCCAtaaatgcttcaaaaaataaatctTTCCATAAATATAATAGGTGTAAATTACTAATTTTAGAGAAATTAAGCTAACAGTTACATAAAGTCTAAAGTCGCTAACATTTTGGTTAACTATGTTGATTCTAACAGAGAGTTACCTAATTTAAACGTACTCACATTTCCATCCTCCCTCCACTAACATGAGAAAAGATTTTTTTACACCTAATGTAGTCAATTTAAGAAAATTTAAGCCCGAAAGTATCAAATTATTAGAAATCCATTTGCAGCGTGCATATAAAACTTAGGTAATGTCAGATCACAAAAAAATTCCACATGAAAACTTAGTAATAGGGTGTTcttaataaaaatcaaaatactGCCGAACCTAAGTAGGGAAGTGATGGATTGATGGGTCGCCCTTGCATCAGGAAGTGATGCATGAAATTAGTTGTGTTTCTTCTCCACCATGATCCAAGCCATTATTCCTTGATTGCTCATCCAAGACACTCCTCAATTCCCTTGTAGGATTCAAAGAGCCTGCTAGACTTCTGGAGACGATAGCTGAGACACCTCCATAAGAAAATCGACATCAAAGTATCCTTTCCCAGTAGGTGCTTGCACAAAGACATGTGAATCACAAGCATATACCAAACTCAGAAGTAAATATATTTACCAAATTGAGATTTTTACTAACACCACATGTTTGGAGTGTAATGTCGGTGTCTTCATAGACATAACACATCTGATTCACGGAATATAAATTATAAGCACCATTTAGTTAACCCGCTTTGCACCCTGCGATATGCCAAAAATTGGAATTTCTGTCAAGCAAATGATACCAACAACACAAAAATACAACTACCATTATAATGAATAGGTGTGTCCTTCCTTcccaaaatttatcatttttagaTCATGAACACGTGAACTGCAGTAACCATTATGAACAAATAATCTCAATGAACTAAACATTCTTGTAACTCAAAATATCATATTGTGAACAacattacaaaaaaataataacaaaacgaTTAAACACCTACTTTTgttatacatattttattttgagaaaatcatcataataaaacagaaatgaagaaaacaaaataaacaacCTTACATCGGATCTTCATAAGCTAAACCCCACTACTGGACACCACTATTTTCCTCCacaaattttaataaaaattactcCACCATATCAGTTACCTGCTCTCAGCATAATTGTTAGTAGGCATCTCCTCAACCCCGCAGAAAATAGCCAATAACAATTTCTATGTGTAAAATGCACCCACAAATAATCATGCTTACCCCATTTTAATGAAATTATTCTGGAATTTCTCTCGCACCTGAAACACAGAGATAATCAACAAACAAACTACCTTTAAATTTCACCTTTCAAACAGACACTTTTGATGAGATGTCGACTTTCTGAACCACCtttccaaaataaatattttgatttttctgaaaagaTCAAACCCATAAACATCACAGACTATATTAAAAATGGGTAAGAAATATACCACCAGTAAAAGCTTAATATTGACCTCCCATCAACGCAACCTATTGATTACATGCAAAACAAACAATAAAAATAGATTAGACAACAAAATCCTTGATTGTAAGAAAccgaaaaaaggaagaaaaaaatcgaAAAGAAAATAAGGTGCAAACAAGGAGGTTTGGCTTTAGCTTGAATTATTTATATTCAGTCACCAAAACTAAATTTTGATAAGAAAATTACTTTTATTAAGAAACAATATCAAT comes from Papaver somniferum cultivar HN1 chromosome 7, ASM357369v1, whole genome shotgun sequence and encodes:
- the LOC113299061 gene encoding calmodulin-binding receptor-like cytoplasmic kinase 2, yielding MRSSGSNYRNRRPSSDGRGQRTPDFSDISRSPINPNTNSGGSGQNPVKTVAKSVVAAFSSCFSPPEPKSDTFFDESDVHTASSAASDKLGSGTDEKPNFRRTILNYSYRSTKTTEPGSAKFTMAEIYKATMNFSPSLKVGQGGFGTVYKGKLDDGTLVAVKRAKKSVYEKHLGVEFQSEIQTLAKVEHLNLVRLHGYLEQGDERIVVVEYVPNGTLRSHLDCINGIVLDFAIRLDIVIDVAHAITYLHMYTDHPIIHRDIKSSNILLTENLRAKVADFGFARLAADTDSGATHVSTQVKGTAGYLDPEYLQTYQLTEKSDVYSFGVLLVEVVTGRRPIEPKRELKERLTSRWAMKKFNEGDAVLTMDPRLHRSAATSLAVEKIFELAFQCLAPTRQNRPSMKRCAEILWGIRKDLKEHSAFDSRSFSSQSQTSSSIKE